Proteins from a genomic interval of Papaver somniferum cultivar HN1 chromosome 4, ASM357369v1, whole genome shotgun sequence:
- the LOC113272761 gene encoding uncharacterized protein LOC113272761 produces MYPSWAYKVGARWVSDHSTLFWGNNSIPKPTNVPFRALKVWKNHSGFLPFIKDSWSKAVKGNPIYIFMFKVKRLKNDIKEWNWSVFGNVNKNMKTAEEEILNYTVASDQEPENTILLNKLVTTRGKLEVLSQQQKDIIQQKSRVMWLKDGASNTKFFHVNMKVRQDHNMVVELEDDDGNIITSQRDIASNIVAHFEEKFKFQEMEINHQFLDVIPKVLSTKDNKMLESTPSKEEIKTNIFDLNPESAPGPDGFAGWIYRYAWEIIGKDLTDAIQYCWIRSFIPEGLNANFLKMIPKTNNAKKAKQYRPIGLMNFSFKIFTKNWATRMGSIIHKMVSPQQGVNIKGRTIQEQIVLDSEMVNELDIKRRGGNFGLKIDITQAYDSLRWNFLFQVMRKFGVSGTTIYWLQELLNSARISILVNGGPEGYFKIGRGLRQGDPLSPLIFVIAEDALSRKITSEIQKGSLKEMVNRNGIKPSHILFTDDVFLFCNGERRNVKKLMELLKIYQDSSGQRISMEKSRCFIGGTNDRRKLQISEEYGIPLAEFPNKYLGVQLFSGGVKSYHRWPKRVIKECERNIRNLLWTGDPSQRKQVTLKWNKVCSPVSEGGLGIRRLKVVNKALIMKLFWKIQHGTKEMSKFFQAKFQNKKGEWISYYKKSSIWQGIKWVIEDVQEGTIWLVGNGENIYVWKDKWIQDRALEDNFHNHSYVQQFPNMKVADLILEGEWVIPGEMMEMIETNELPVLGGGEDRRIWTHIISGEFTVASAVEAIREKFPKMQWTTQVWHPSIHPNISSNIWKLVRGICSTDENLKKIKVQLASRCCFCKKEEENKEHLLWFCNFSEIIWKWLGNMFNFINPKSFEESLKMAKNKSPAIKEVWRAASFITMRELWFTRKKLLYEEEGFSLDQINKKFLKFTMECEVRVKEPMWNCSYDLQVLKDLGLKCRKVKGISGYGFIGRTSSGEFLVAVSGGLGVSTDYYAKILAVLNAGEWALSKGHEEFVVIPKPPLPAPKHEPSLFLAINPIPAARVLPFVAPLHQIKVLSI; encoded by the exons ATGTATCCAAGTTGGGCATATAAAGTAGGTGCAAGATGGGTATCTGATCATAGTACTTTATTTTGGGGGAATAACTCAATCCCAAAGCCAACAAATGTTCCATTCAGAGCACTCAAGGTGTGGAAGAATCATTCTGGTTTCCTACCATTTATTAAAGATTCATGGAGTAAAGCAGTAAAAGGTAATCCTATATATATTTTCATGTTCAAGGTTAAGAGACTGAAAAATGATATTAAGGAATGGAATTGGTCAGTTTTTGGGAATGTTAATAAAAATATGAAGACTGCAGAAGAGGAAATATTGAACTATACCGTTGCATCAGACCAAGAACCAGAAAATACTATACTCTTAAATAAGTTGGTAACTACAAGAGGGAAGTTGGAAGTTCTTTCTCAACAACAAAAAGACATCAttcaacaaaaatcaagagtaATGTGGCTTAAAGATGGAGCTTCAAATACTAAATTCTTCCATGTTAATATGAAAGTAAGGCAAGATCATAACATGGTAGTAGAGttagaagatgatgatggaaACATAATAACTTCACAGAGAGATATTGCTTCAAATATTGTTGCCCATTTTGAAGAAAAGTTCAAATTCCAAGAGATGGAGataaatcatcaatttttggATGTAATTCCAAAAGTATTAAGTACTAAAGATAATAAAATGCTAGAATCAACTCCTTCTAAGGAAGAAATTAAAACAAATATTTTTGATCTCAATCCAGAGAGTGCACCAGGACCAGATGGATTTGCAGGGTGGATTTATAGATATGCTTGGGAAATTATTGGTAAAGATCTCACAGATGCAATTCAATACTGCTGGATAAGAAGTTTTATACCTGAGGGACTAAATGCAAATTTCCTTAAGATGATACCAAAAACCAACAATGCAAAAAAGGCAAAGCAATATAGACCTATTGGATTAATGAATTTCAGCTTCAAGATTTTTACAAAAAATTGGGCTACAAGGATGGGGAGCATAATTCATAAAATGGTTTCACCACAACAAGGAGTTAATATAAAAGGAAGAACAATACAAGAACAAATTGTTTTAGATTCTGAAATGGTTAATGAGTTGGATATCAAAAGAAGAGGGGGTAATTTTGGGTTAAAAATAGACATTACACAAGCCTATGATTCTCTCAGATGGAACTTTCTATTCCAAGTCATGAGAAAGTTTGGAGTATCAGGTACAACAATTTACTGGCTTCAAGAACTTCTCAATTCAGCAAGAATATCAATATTAGTAAATGGTGGTCCTGAAGGTTACTTCAAAATAGGGAGAGGTTTGAGACAGGGTGATCCCCtgtctcctcttatttttgttattgCAGAAGATGCTCTTAGTAGAAAGATAACAAGTGAAATACAAAAAGGTTCTCTGAAGGAAATGGTAAATAGAAATGGAATCAAGCCATCTCACATTCTTTTTACAGATgatgtttttctgttttgtaatggGGAAAGAAGAAATGTTAAAAAACTTATGGAATTACTTAAAATCTACCAAGACTCCTCAGGACAAAGAATCAGTATGGAAAAAAGTAGGTGCTTTATTGGAGGTACCAATGACAGGAGGAAGCTTCAAATTTCAGAAGAATATGGAATCCCTTTGGCAGAATTTCCAAATAAGTATTTGGGAGTTCAATTATTTTCTGGTGGAGTGAAATCATATCAT AGATGGCCAAAAAGAGTAATAAAAGAATGTGAGAGGAACATTAGAAACTTGTTATGGACTGGTGATCCTTCTCAAAGGAAACAAGTAACATTAAAATGGAATAAAGTGTGTTCTCCTGTTAGTGAGGGTGGACTTGGAATAAGAAGATTGAAAGTGGTTAATAAAGCTCTTATTATGAAGCTATTTTGGAAGATTCAACATGGTACAAAGGAAATGTCAAAGTTCTTTCAAGCTAAATTTCAGAATAAAAAGGGTGAATGGATTTCATACTACAAGAAATCATCAATATGGCAAGGAATAAAATGGGTGATAGAAGATGTACAGGAAGGTACAATATGGTTGGTTGGAAATGGTGAAAATATATATGTGTGGAAGGATAAATGGATACAAGACAGAGCATTAGAAGATAATTTTCATAATCATTCTTATGTCCAACAATTCCCAAACATGAAGGTAGCTGATCTTATTCTTGAAGGAGAATGGGTAATTCCAGGTGAAATGATGGAGATGATTGAAACAAATGAATTACCTGTATTAGGAGGAGGAGAAGATAGAAGAATATGGACACATATAATTTCAGGTGAATTCACTGTGGCTTCTGCTGTGGAAGCAATAAgagagaaatttccaaaaatgCAGTGGACAACTCAGGTATGGCACCCATCTATTCATCCTAATATATCAAGTAACATATGGAAATTAGTTAGGGGAATATGTTCCACAGATGAAAACCTCAAGAAAATAAAAGTTCAATTGGCTTCAAGATGTTGTTTCTGCAAAaaggaagaagagaataaagaacACTTACTATGGTTTTGTAACTTCAGTGAAATCATTTGGAAATGGCTAGGAaacatgtttaatttcatcaatCCTAAATCATTTGAAGAGAGCCTGAAAATGGCAAAGAATAAGAGCCCTGCCATTAAAGAAGTTTGGAGAGCTGCATCTTTCATTACAATGAGAGAGTTATggtttacaagaaaaaaattgCTATATGAGGAAGAGGGTTTCTCTCTAGATCAAATTAATAAGAAGTTTTTAAAGTTCACAATGGAATGTGAGGTTAGAGTGAAAGAACCAATGTGGAATTGCTCTTATGATTTACAAGTTTTGAAAGATTTGGGGCTAAAATGCAGAAAAGTAAAAG GTATCTCAGGCTATGGATTTATTGGTAGAACAAGCTCAGGAGAATTCTTGGTAGCTGTTTCAGGTGGGTTGGGTGTTTCGACTGACTATTATGCAAAGATACTAGCAGTTCTGAATGCAGGAGAATGGGCATTAAGCAAAGGCCATGAAGAG TTTGTAGTGATTCCTAAACCTCCACTCCCTGCACCCAAACATGAACCATCACTTTTCCTGGCAATAAATCCAATACCTGCAGCTCGTGTATTACCTTTTGTTGCACCATTACATCAGAttaaagttttatctatttgA